The Sinomonas sp. P10A9 genome contains the following window.
TAGAGCGCGAGCAGCATAGGGCCGGACGTGTCCATCGTGATCCGCCAGCCGGGTCCGCCAGTGTGGTGCATAGTCGCATCGCTTCCTTGCCGGTCTTCTCCCAGTGTATTCCTGTGGAGGCATTCCAGTGGAGGACGGTGGGCGGTGGCCTCCTCGCCCGTTCAGCGGCTGCCCGCCCCGATGCTCGAGACCTGCGCCCGGACCACGTCGACGCACAGCTGGGCGTCGAGCCAGCGGCTCTGGAGCATGGCGTGGAGCCCGAGGCCCTCGACGGCGGCCAGGAGCCGCTCGGCCCTCACGCACGAGGTCGTCTTCATGTAGGTAGCACACTTGTGCCCATCGATAGGATCTAGACCATGCGCATTCTCGTCACCGGAGGCACCGGCTACATCGGCTCCCACACGGTCCTGACCCTGCTCGAAGGGGGCCACGACGTGGTCGCCGTCGACAATCTGTCCAACTCGAGCCCGGAGTCCCTCCGCCGCGTGGGCGAGCTCGCGGGCCGCGATGCCACCTTCGTCGAAGCAGACATCACCGATGAGGCGGCGCTCGACGCCGTCTTCGCCGAGCATCCCCCCGAGGCCGTGATCCACTTCGCCGGGCTCAAGGCCGTCGGGGAGTCATCGGCCATCCCACTCGACTACTACTTCAACAACGTCTCGGGGACGATCTCCCTCCTGCGCGTCATGGAGCGGCACGGCGTCCGCAAGATCGTGTTCTCCTCCTCGGCCACGGTCTACGGAGACCGCAATCCTGCGCCGTACGTCGAGAAGATGGAGATCGGGGCGATGAACCCCTATGGGCGCACCAAGGAGCAGATCGAAGACATCCTCTCCGACCTCGGCGCATCCAGCCCCGAATGGCATATAGCACTGCTGCGCTACTTCAACCCGGTCGGCGCCCATCCCTCGGGTCGGATCGGCGAGGACCCGCAGGGGATCCCGAACAACCTCGTCCCCTTCATCGCCCAGGTCGCCGTGGGCCGCCGCGAGAAGCTCATGGTCTTCGGCGGGGACTACGAGACGCCGGACGGCACATGCCAGCGCGACTTCATCCACGTCGTCGACCTCGCCCAAGGCCACGCGGCCGCGCTCACGTACCTCGAGGACCATGCCGGCGTGTTCCGCTGGAACCTCGGGTCGGGCCGCGGCACGAGCGTGCTCGAGATGCTCCATGCGTTCGAGAAGGCCGTGGGCGCCCCGATCCCGTACGAGATCGCGCCGCGCCGCGCCGGCGACCTCCCCGCGTTCTGGGCCGACCCGTCGGCCGCCCTGGCCGATCTGGGCTGGTCCACGACAAGGACCGTCGAGGCGATGTGCGAGGACCACTGGCGCTGGCAGAAGAGCAACCCGATGGGCTACCAGCCCGTCTGAGTCTCCCATGGCAACGGCCGGCGCCTCCCCCCAAGGGAAGGCACCGGCCGTTGTCGTACCCGGGGCGGGTGGGATCAGCGCGCGGGGTAGTTGCGCGCTTCCTCACCCACGTAGAGCTGGCGGGGGCGCCCGATCTTGGTCTGCGGGTCGTTGATCATCTCGCGCCACTGGGCGATCCAGCCCGGCAGTCGGCCGATCGCGAAGAGCACCGTGAACATCTTCTCCGGGAAGCCCATCGCCTTGTAGATGAGGCCCGTGTAGAAGTCGACGTTCGGGTAGAGCTTGCGCTGAATGAAGTAGTCGTCCGCGAGGGCCTTCTCCTCGAGCCGCATCGCGATGTCCAGGAGCTCGTCGTTGCCGCCCAGCTTGCCGAGGATCTCGTGGGCCGTGGCCTTGATGATCTTGGCGCGGGGGTCGTAGTTCTTGTAGACGCGGTGTCCGAAGCCCATCAGCCGGACCCCGTCTTCCTTGTTCTTGACCTTCTCCATGAAGTCCTCAGGCCTGACGCCGTCGGCCTGGATGCGGCGGAGCATGTTGAGCACGGCCTCGTTGGCACCACCGTGGAGCGGGCCGAAGAGTGCGTTGATGCCCGCGGAAACGGAAGCGAACATGTTCGCGTTCGCAGACCCGACGAGGCGTACGGTCGACGTCGAGCAGTTCTGCTCGTGGTCCGCGTGCAGGATCAGGAGCGTGTCGAGCGCCTTCACGACAAGCGGGTCGAGCTCGTACGGCTCCGCGGCCAGTCCGAAGGAGAGGCGCAGGAAGTTCTCCACGAGGTTCATGGAGTTGTCCGGGTAGAGCAGGGCCTGGCCGACCGACTTCTTGTGCGCGTACGCGGCGATCACGGGGAGCTTGGCCATGAGCCGGATGGTGGAGAGCTCCACCTGCTCCTCGTTGAACGGGTCAAGCGAGTCCTGGTAGAACGTCGACAGCGCCGAGACGGCCGAGGACAGCACCGGCATCGGGTGCGCATCGCGGGGGAAGCCCGCGAAGAAGCTCTTGAGCTCCTCGTGCAGGAGGGTGTGGCGACGGATCTTCTGGTCGAACTCATCGAGCTCGGACCCCGTCGGCAGGTTCCCGTAGATGAGGAGGTAGGAGACCTCGAGGAAGCTCGAGTGCTGGGCCAGCTGCTCGATCGGGTAGCCGCGGTACCGCAGGATCCCCTCATCGCCGTCGATGAAGGTGATAGCCGAGGTGGTGGCAGCGGTGTTCATGAAGCCCGGGTCGAAGGTGACGGCGCCGGTCTCCTTCAGCAGCTTCGAGACGTCATAGCCGTCGTTTCCTTCAACAGCGGCAATGCGGGGAAGCTGGAGCTCTCCCCCTTCGTGACGCAGGACAGCGCCGTTCATCTCAGTCATGGTTCCCCTTCAATGGGCAGCTCGCAACGTTCTTAAGCTACTCCGAGTTCCCGCACGGCACTAATCGATACCGCCGGTCCCGTGAGTCCTGTCACGTTCGCTGGACTATCGGGAGGTCAGGCGCTCCACAGCGGCGTCGATGCGCTCGTCGGTCCCCGTGAGGGCCACACGGATGTAGCCCGCGCCGTCGTCCCCGTAGAACACGCCCGGGCCAACCACGATCCCCAGCCCGGCGAGGCGATCGACCGTAGCCCACGTGTCCTCGCCGGCGGTGCACCAAAGGTACAGTCCCGCCTCGGAGTGCGAGAGCGTGAGCCCGAATTCCTCGAGGGCAGGGAGGAGCCGCTCGCGGCGCGACCGGTAGAGGTCCTTCTGCGCCAGCACATGGGCCTCGTCGCCGAGCGCCACGCGCATGGCCTCCTGGACCGGATAGGGCATGATCATGCCCGCGTGCTTGCGGCTGTTGACGAGGTTCGGCATGAGCTCTGGGGCACCCGCGACGAATGCAGCACGGTACCCGGCGAGGTTGGACTGCTTGCTCAGCGAGTAGACGCTCAGGAGCCCGGTGAGGTCCCCGCCGCTCACGCGGGGATCGAGCACCGACGGAACGGCCTGCCCGCCGCGCTGCAGGTCCCACGCACCCCAGCCGAGCTCGGCATAGCACTCGTCTGAGGCCACAACCGCACCGAGCGAACGCGCGCGGTCGACGGCGCCGCGCAGCTCGTCAGCGCTCCGCACCGCCCCGGTCGGGTTGCCCGGAGAGTTGAGCCACACGAGCCGCACGCGTGCGAGCGTCGCGTCGTCGAGCTCATCGAGGCTGTCCGCGGCGACCGCGGTTGCACCCGCCAGACGCGCCCCGATGTCATAGGTCGGGTAGGCGACGGCGGGACGCACCACCACGTCGCCCTCGCCGAGCCCCAGCAGGAACGGCAGCCACGCCACGAGCTCCTTGGAGCCGATGGTCGGCATGACGGCCTGCTCGTCGAGGCCCGTGACGCCGCGGCGCCGGGCGAACCACTCGACGACCGCCTCGCGCAGCGCCTGCGTGCCGTGCACGGTGGGATACCCGTGCGCATCGGAGGCCGCCTTGAGCGCTTCCTGCACCACCTCTGGGGTGGGGTCAACAGGCGTGCCGATCGAGAGGTTCACGGCACCACCGGGGTGCCGGGCCGCCTTCGCCGCGTACGGGGCCATGGCCTCCCAGGGGTAGTCGGGCAGGTCCAGCCCGAAAGCCCGGCCCGTGGCGCTGCGTCCTGGCTCCACGCTCAGCTGGCTGCGTTCTGTGGAGGGAGGGCCGCAACGAGCGGGTGGTCCTTGCCCGTGTTGCCGAGCTTCGCCGCCCCGCCCGGGGAACCGAGGTCGTCGAAGAACTCGACGTTGGCCTTGTAGTAGTCGGCCCACTCGTCCGGAACATCGTCCTCGTAGTAGATCGCCTCGACCGGGCACACGGGCTCGCACGCACCGCAGTCGACGCACTCGTCCGGGTGGATGTAGAGGGACCGTTCGCCTTCATAGATGCAGTCGACGGGACATTCCTCGACGCAGGCCTTGTCCTTCACATCGACGCACGGCTGTGCGATCACGTATGTCACGGTGCCACCCTCTCTTCCCTCGCCCTCACTGCTGACGTCTTCTCGCAGATCTACCGGGGCCGATTGAGCCTATTATCTCCCGGCTGGCTCCCGCCACTCCACGGAGACACGTGCCGTAGCACTACGATGGAGCGTGCCGTCCTCTCCCGTCGAACTCCTGCGCTCGCTCGCCCCGGGTACGCGCGTGGTGGTGCGCCGCCGGATCGAGGGCGGCTTCGCGGACACGCTCGGGGATCTGGTAGCGCACGACGGCGCAACGGTCACCATCCGCACGAGGCGCGGCAACGCCGTCGTGCTTCTCGAAGACGTCGTGGCTGCGAAGCCAGTCCCTCCGCCTCCTCCGCGTCGGGCGGCTCGCCGACCCGAGGGCTAGGGCTGCACCATCCGCTGATTGGTGTTCGCATAGCTGACCGAATCCGCCGTCGAGCCGACAAGCCCCATGGTGACTCGGAGCAGGCCCGGAGCCACGTCGTCGAGCGGTGGCGGTGTGTCGGTGCCCAGGGTGAGGCTCCGCCCGTTGGAGGTTGTCGCGGTGACAGATCCCAGATAGACGCTGACGTGTCCGCTGAGCACCGTCTTGTCGGCGGACGTGACCAACCCGGGCCCGTTGGGCGGGCGCACCGTCAGGGTGAACCCCGTGATGGTGATCGAGTCTGCCGTGATCTTCAGAACGCGGACGCCGCTGCCGTCGGCGGTCGGCACGGTGACGACGCTGATCGAACTCAGCCCCGTGAAGGACAGGCTCTGGGAGCCCATCGAGGCCGGAGTCTTGGTGAAGATCGGTGTTCCGCTGTCCCGAGGCGCCGCCACAGGCGCGCTGGACGTGGGTTCCGGGGTCGCGATGGCAGCCGGGTCCGCCCCGGATCCTGCGCCGGGAAGCGCGGGCAGGCTGGGGCCGGATCCAAGCCCCGGCAGCAGAGTGCCGCCCACAGCGGGCAAGGGCCCCGGCGCCTGGGTAGGTGCCGTGCCCGAAGGCGAAGGACTCGGGGTCTCGGACGGGCAGGACACGACGAGTGGCACACACAGCGCCGTCGGCACGCTGTCGGGGATCCTCGCCGCTCCGAGGACGAACGGCAGGGTGAGGAGCGAGCCGGACGCCACGGCGGCGAGGGTGCGGGCACGGCGGAGATTCACCCTGCCCACGTTCCCCGCTTGGCCCCCGGCGGGCCCATCCACGCCGCGACCAGCACGCCTCCGACCACCGAGAGCAGCATGCCGACGAGGAAGCCGCCCATGTTAACCCCGACGAGCGAGTAGACAGCGACCACCAGTGTCAGAACCCCATAGAACACGTGATGCGGCGGCATGGTCACGGACAGGACTCCGAGAAGCACCAGCACGATCGGGATGACGGTGGCCTGAAGTCCCTCGATCCCCAGCTGGATGTGAAGATGGCCAAGGTCGAGCTGACCCGAGAAGAACATCTCCACCCCGCCGAGCATGGCCAGCAACCCGCCGACGAACGGCCGCTGCCGGCGCCAGTGCCGGAATCGGCTGGCCTTCCCGGACGCCTTCGCACTCCGCGACGGCGCGGGAGCACTGTTCTCCGTCGTCGACGACGTGCCACCGCTCAGAAGCATGCCTTGGACCCATCCGTCAGATCCAGGCTCATCCCGGTCAGGGTGAACACCGATGCCTGCGTACTCCACGCCGTCTGCTGCAGATTCGTGATCGTGATGCTGTCTGAGTCCTGGGCGAAGTCGCCTGCCGAGCCCTTCGCGGCGGTGTTGACCGTCGAGGCGTCCACGCCGATGCGGATCTTGCCGAAGGTGGAATCGCCCTTCAGGCCGGTCATTCCGATCTGAAGATCGGAAGCCGAGGCAGGGTTGTTCCCGCCGCCGGCTTTGATGAGCACCCCGACCGTGCCCAACGGGGTCTGCGTGACCACGGACTGGCACAGGTCAGAGAGGGTTGCGCTCTTGATGTTGGCGATCGCAACCGGGTGATCCTTCCCCTCGGTATCCTTCGCGACCCCGGCGTACTGGGAGAACCCGGTTCCCTCGAGCCTCGAGGCGCCGATCTGGAACTGGCTGCCGGACACGGCGAAGGACACGGGTACCGCCCCTTGGGCGATGCCGCCCATGAGGAGCGATGCGGCCGCGGCCGAGGGCACGGCAAAGAGCATGATGCGGCCTGCATGGGATGCACCCATCGATCGGATGCGCTGCGAGACGGGGAACTTCATTGATCCTCCTGACGTGGGCGCCGCCCGTGACGGCGGCAACACGGTCGAAGATATCGGCACTGTTGACTCTGAGTCAATAGCGGCCTCGCCGACTCTTCTCGAGTCAGTAGAATTTCTGCTGTGTCCGAACCGCAGCGCGCCCGCCTCAACCCTCAGGACCGGAGAGCGCAGCTCGTCGCGGCCGGAGTGAACTTCCTGACCGACCACACTCTGGACGAACTGACGATGGACGAGCTCGCCCGCTTGGCCGGCGTTTCACGCGCCCTGCTGTTCCATTACTTCGAAACCCGCCAAGGCATGCAGCTTGCCGTGGTCACGACGGCGCGGGACAGCCTTCTCCTCGCCACGACTCCGCGCGAGGACCTCGCCCCGCGGGAGCGGGTCCGGGACACGCTGCTGAGGATCACCCAGTTCGTGCAGCAGCACCACGGCACCTTCTACTCAATGGTCAGAGGGGCCGCAAGCGGCGACCCCGCGGTGCGCGTGATCATCGATGAGTCACGTGAGCTCAATGCCGAACGCCTGCGCGAAGCCTTCATCGAGCTCGGGTTGGCGGACACTACGTTGTTGCGCGTGGCCCTGCGATCCTGGGTCGCGTTCGCCGAGGAGTCGCTCATCAGCCTCGCGATCGAGCGCAACACTGCGGCCGATGAGGTGGTGCAGTTCCTGGAGGCATCCCTGCATGGGATGGTGAACTCCATCCACGACCAGAGGCTCTGAGCTCGGAAGGCATCGCCCCCTTGTGGGCCAAGGCCGCCGCACCTACTATTAAATCCAATTGATGGTTTAATTGGGTTGGAGCTGGGCCGGCCCCTCAGGAGGCCGGCCATGTCCTTGAACTCCCTGCTGGGCGCGATCGCCCGGACGAGCATTCCGCACCTTGTGCTCGAAGAACCCAGGCTCGACCACGTCTCGGTCCATCCCTGCGCGGAAGGTCTCTGCGTCGACGTCGGCCTCTCGGTTCTTGGCTTGGTGCAGTTAGGCCGCGCCCGCGCAACGGCACGCTTCACGGCGGTCCTCGAACGGCGTGGCCCGGATGGGAGCACTGTCCGCCGGGCCATTGCGAGCATCGAGTCGTGTGACGGCGCGTTCAGGCGTGAAGGGTTGACCCTCGCGGGCGCTTCCCTCCTCCTCGGCACACCGCATCCCCAGCGCTTCTGGCCGCGGATCGGCGCTCCCGACGGTCGCGGCGTGGTGCTCGTCGACTCCGCATGGACAGACCTCATGGTCACCGACCACAGGCACCGCCTGGTCACACGGGTCCGCGGTGAATGGGCCATGCCCTTGCGGAGCAAGTAGGTGCTCCCTACAATATGACCATCAATTGGACAATTGGTGAGCCGAAGCTGGGTCGGACCGCCCCGAGACAAAGCCGCCTGCCATGTCACTCCGAACCCTGCTCGCTCGTCCGCGTACCCATTTGTCCGGACCCGCAGACCCAGTCTCCAACCCTCGACATCCAGCGCGCATCGCGTCCGTTGCAGTGCGCGCACTCGACTGCGGGCTCCACGTGGATGTCGACGAAGATCACGCCGAGTCCGGACGCCTGAGCCACGCGATTCACGCGTCAGCCCGATTCACGGCCGTCCTCGAACGGACCGGGCCCGAGCCTGGCGGAACGGGGCGCCGGATCACAGCTCTGAGCGTACGGTCGGACCACGCCGGCCTCCGCCCCGGGCACTTCAGGCACGCCACGGCGGGTCTCACCGTCGGGGCTCCGCCGTTGTCCTCACTGCTGGACAAGGCGCCCGCGCCGAAGGGCTCACGTGTACGGCTCCTCTCCGCCACCTGGTCAGACCTTGTTGTGACCGACGCCGAAAGCGGTCTCGCCCTGGAAGTCGAAGGAGAGTGGACCGTCTACTGTGCGGCCGAGCATCAGGAGATGCTCGTCCCGAGAGCCCAGATGGCCTAGTCCTGGACCGCGTCCGGCAGCGTCCGGAGCCTGAAGAACGGGCCGAGGGCCACGGGTAGGATCGCGACGAGCCCACCGACGATCCCGATCCACAGCGTCGGAACAAGCCCGATCCTCTCCCCCAGCCACCCGCCGAGGAGCGAGCCGATGGGCATGACGCCCCACACGACGCAGCGGATGGACGCGTTCATCCGCCCGAGCAGCCGCGGCGGGCAGATACGCTGGCGCATGCTCACCTGCATCACGTTGTAGACGATCACGCCGAAGCTCATCGAGAACTCGCCCACGCTCAACAGCACGGGCGCCCATGGCCCAGGGCCAGCCACGAGCGCGAGAGGGAGAAGTACCCCACCGGCCCCGCCGACCATGAGCCCGATCGGAAGCAGCGGGCCCTCCCCGATCCGCGCGCCGAGGCGGGGGGCGGCCACCGCACCGACGAGCCCGCCCACGGACCCGATGGAGAGCATGACGCCGAACCCGGCGGCCCCGAGGTTGAGCTCGCGAAGGATGACCAGCGGCAGGAGCACGTAGGCCACGGACGAGAACAGGTTGCCGATCGCGGTGCTGGCCACGATCCGCCGGATGAGCGGATGCCTTGCCACGAAGGCACCGCCTTCACGGATCTCCACCCAGAGGCTGCTGTCCTCGCGTCGCTCAGGCAGCATCTCCGCGTCGTGGACACGGGTGAGGCAGAGTGCCGACACGAGGTAGCCCGCCGACTCGGCGGCGAAGAGCACCGGGGCACTGACGAGAGCCAGGAGGAAGCCGCCGAGCGCGGGGCCGCCCATGCGGGCGACCTGCGCGGTCGCCTCGAGCTTGCCGTTCGCATCGGCGATCTGACTCCGGTGGACGAGGAGTGGAATGTAGCTCTGGTAGGCGACATCGAAGAAGACTGTTGCGACGCCGACCACGGCCGCGACGACGTAGAGATGCCACATCTGCAGCACTCCGGCCCACCACAGCACGGGGACGCATGCCATCGCAACCATCCGTGCGAGGTCCGCCCGGATCATGGTGCGTCGCTTGAGCCAGCGGTCCACCCACGCGCCAGCCGGGAGTCCGACGATGAGGAAGGCCGCCATTGCGGCCGCGTTGAGCACGCCGAGCTCCATCTCCGCCGCCCCGAGGAGGCTCACGGCGAGCACGGGAAGCGCGAGCTGGCCGAGCTGGACGCCGAGCTGACTGACGCCCTCCCCGGTCCAGAAGGCGAGGAACGAGCGGCTCCGAAGGAGAGTCGGCGCGGTCAGCTCTGCGGGCGTTTCAGGGGACACGCGGCCAGTCTGGGTCAAGTGATTGGGAAGTGTCAATCACTCATCGATAGGCTGGTGCCATGTCGGAGCCAGACGAGGCCGCGAAGGGCCGCGCGCTCAGTTCACCGCTGCGCCTGCGCATCCTGCGGATGTGCCTCCACCAGCCGCGTACCAACAAGGAGATCGCAGATCGGCTGGGGATCAACCCCGCCTCGTGCCTCCACCACGTGCGCACCCTCGTGGCGACGGGATTCCTTGAGTCGCAGCCCGAGCGCCGCGGCGCCCGCGGGGCCAAGGAGGTCCCCTATCTGGCCACACGCAAATCGTGGAGCCAGCATGTCGACGACGTCGCCCCAGTACTGATTGAGACCTTCGTCCAGGAGACCGCGGCCCTGGCGCCGGAGGACATCTCCGTCTGGAGGGTCGGGCTCAAGCTCAACCAGGAGCATCGGGACGACCTCATGGGCCGGCTCCGCGCCATCGTCGACGAGTTCGTGGCACTGCCCAGCGATCCCGACGGCGAGGCTATCTCGCTCATGATCGCCCAGCACCGAGACGCCGCCGCCGACTGATCCGCCACCCCTGCCGATTCGGTTACCGATCTCCCACCTGGTTTCGCCTTTCGGGTACGCGTACGACGACGGGCGGTGCCTTCCGCGCGGAAGGCACCGGCCGTCGTGGTACCCGCAATGCCGAATCAGACGCGAGATCTGGACCCGAGACGGAGCAAGGAGTCAGGCGCGGGAGCGGCTGCGAGCCGCCTTGAGCCGCTCGTTCGCGTCGAGGACGACCTTGCGGATGCGGATCGACTCCGGGGTGATCTCGACGCATTCGTCCTCGCGGGCGAACTCAAGGGACTCCTCGAGCGTGAGCGTCCGCGGCGGGGTGAGGCCCTCGAAGTTGTCGGCCGTAGCCGAACGCATGTTCGTGAGCTTCTTCTCCTTGGTGATGTTCACGTCCATGTCATCAGCGCGCGAGTTCTCCCCCACGATCATGCCCTCGTACACCTCAGCCGTGGGCTGGATGAAGAACGAGCCGCGCTCCTGGAGGTTGATCATGGCGAACGGGGTCGCCACACCGGCGCGGTCCGCGATGAGCGAGCCGTTGGTGCGGTACTCGATCTCGCCGGCCCACGGCTCGTAGCCCTCGGAGATCGACGACGCGATGCCGGCGCCGCGCGTGTCCGTGAGGAACTTGGTGCGGAAACCGATGAGGCCGCGGGACGGGACCATGAACTCCATGCGGACCCAGCCGGTGCCGTGGTTCGCCATGTTGGTCATGCGGCCCTTGCGTGCCGCGAGCAGCTGCGTCACCGCGCCGAGGTACTCCTCGGGGACGTCGATCGTCATGTGCTCGATCGGCTCGTGCACCTTGCCGTCGACCTTCTTGGTCACGACCTGCGGCTTGCCGACCGTGAGCTCGAAGCCCTCGCGGCGCATCTGCTCGACGAGGATGGCCAGGGCCAGCTCGCCACGGCCCTGGACCTCCCACGCGTCCGGCCGCTCGGTCGGCAGGACGCGGATGGAGACGTTGCCGATGAGCTCCTTGTCGAGGCGGTCCTTGACCTGGCGCGCCGTGACCTTGGCACCCTTGACGCGCCCGGCTAGTGGGGACGTGTTGATACCCACCGTCATCGAGATCGCGGGATCGTCGACGGTGATGAGCGGCAGCGGCTGCGGGTTCTCGACGTCGGTGAGGGTCTCGCCGATCGTGATGTCCTCGATGCCGGCGACGGCGACGATGTCACCGGGACCCGCGGACTCGGCGGGGACGCGGTCGAGGGCCTTGGTGGCGAGGAGCTCGGTGATCTTGACGGTCTTGAGCGAACCGTCGTGCCGGGCCCAGGCGACCTGCTGGCCCTTGTGGAGTGTGCCGTTGTAGATGCGCAGGAGCGCGAGGCGGCCGAGGAACGGCGACGCGTCGAGGTTGGTCACGTGGGCCTGGAGAACACCCTCAGGGTCGTAGGTCGGAGCCGGGATGTGCTTGAGGATCGTCTCAAAGAGGGGCTCGAGGTTGTCGTTGCCCGGAGCCTCGCCGTTGGCGGGCTGCTCGAGCGACGCAGCGCCCACCCTCGCGGCAGCGTAGACGACAGGCACGTCGAGGACCTTGTCGAGGTCGAGATCGGGGACCTCGTCGGCCAGATCGGACGCAAGGCCCAGAAGGAGGTCCATCGACTCATGGACGACCTCGTCGATCCGCGCGTCAGGGCGGTCCGTCTTGTTGACCACGAGGATCACGGGAAGATGCGCCGCGAGCGCCTTGCGCAGCACGAACCGGGTCTGCGGGAGCGGACCTTCAGACGCGTCGACGAGGAGGACCACGCCGTCGACCATCGAGAGCCCACGCTCGACCTCGCCGCCGAAGTCGGCGTGGCCGGGGGTGTCGATGACGTTGATCGTGATGCCCTCGGGCTCACCGGCCCCTGCCGCAGCCGGGCCCGCGTAGCGGACGGCCGTGTTCTTGGCGAGGATCGTGATGCCCTTTTCACGCTCGAGGTCACCCGAGTCCATCACGCGTTCCTCGACCTCGCCATGGGAGGCAAAGGAATTGGTCTGCTTGAGCATGGCGTCGACGAGGGTCGTCTTGCCATGGTCGACGTGCGCGACGATGGCGACGTTGCGGAGGTCGGTACGGGAGGCAGTGGACACGGTTTCAGTCATTCGCGTGAGGCTCGTTTCGAGTGGGTCGCAACTTGTCCGGCGCCCGGCGGGGTCCTTCGGTCAAAGGCAGTGGGGGCACAGCGGAACAGACCCTGTCAGGGCCAGCACCCTCAATTTTACTCTCTCGGGCGCACTGCTCCGTGCGCTGCCCGGTGCGTGGGTGTCCCGCAGTGGCGAAGATCCCATCGTAGGCCGCATCATGGTGAGGTTCGCATCTTCTGAAG
Protein-coding sequences here:
- a CDS encoding citrate synthase, translated to MTEMNGAVLRHEGGELQLPRIAAVEGNDGYDVSKLLKETGAVTFDPGFMNTAATTSAITFIDGDEGILRYRGYPIEQLAQHSSFLEVSYLLIYGNLPTGSELDEFDQKIRRHTLLHEELKSFFAGFPRDAHPMPVLSSAVSALSTFYQDSLDPFNEEQVELSTIRLMAKLPVIAAYAHKKSVGQALLYPDNSMNLVENFLRLSFGLAAEPYELDPLVVKALDTLLILHADHEQNCSTSTVRLVGSANANMFASVSAGINALFGPLHGGANEAVLNMLRRIQADGVRPEDFMEKVKNKEDGVRLMGFGHRVYKNYDPRAKIIKATAHEILGKLGGNDELLDIAMRLEEKALADDYFIQRKLYPNVDFYTGLIYKAMGFPEKMFTVLFAIGRLPGWIAQWREMINDPQTKIGRPRQLYVGEEARNYPAR
- a CDS encoding MFS transporter, which produces MSPETPAELTAPTLLRSRSFLAFWTGEGVSQLGVQLGQLALPVLAVSLLGAAEMELGVLNAAAMAAFLIVGLPAGAWVDRWLKRRTMIRADLARMVAMACVPVLWWAGVLQMWHLYVVAAVVGVATVFFDVAYQSYIPLLVHRSQIADANGKLEATAQVARMGGPALGGFLLALVSAPVLFAAESAGYLVSALCLTRVHDAEMLPERREDSSLWVEIREGGAFVARHPLIRRIVASTAIGNLFSSVAYVLLPLVILRELNLGAAGFGVMLSIGSVGGLVGAVAAPRLGARIGEGPLLPIGLMVGGAGGVLLPLALVAGPGPWAPVLLSVGEFSMSFGVIVYNVMQVSMRQRICPPRLLGRMNASIRCVVWGVMPIGSLLGGWLGERIGLVPTLWIGIVGGLVAILPVALGPFFRLRTLPDAVQD
- a CDS encoding DUF6114 domain-containing protein, with translation MLLSGGTSSTTENSAPAPSRSAKASGKASRFRHWRRQRPFVGGLLAMLGGVEMFFSGQLDLGHLHIQLGIEGLQATVIPIVLVLLGVLSVTMPPHHVFYGVLTLVVAVYSLVGVNMGGFLVGMLLSVVGGVLVAAWMGPPGAKRGTWAG
- a CDS encoding TetR/AcrR family transcriptional regulator, whose translation is MSEPQRARLNPQDRRAQLVAAGVNFLTDHTLDELTMDELARLAGVSRALLFHYFETRQGMQLAVVTTARDSLLLATTPREDLAPRERVRDTLLRITQFVQQHHGTFYSMVRGAASGDPAVRVIIDESRELNAERLREAFIELGLADTTLLRVALRSWVAFAEESLISLAIERNTAADEVVQFLEASLHGMVNSIHDQRL
- a CDS encoding ArsR/SmtB family transcription factor, which translates into the protein MSEPDEAAKGRALSSPLRLRILRMCLHQPRTNKEIADRLGINPASCLHHVRTLVATGFLESQPERRGARGAKEVPYLATRKSWSQHVDDVAPVLIETFVQETAALAPEDISVWRVGLKLNQEHRDDLMGRLRAIVDEFVALPSDPDGEAISLMIAQHRDAAAD
- the fdxA gene encoding ferredoxin; this translates as MTYVIAQPCVDVKDKACVEECPVDCIYEGERSLYIHPDECVDCGACEPVCPVEAIYYEDDVPDEWADYYKANVEFFDDLGSPGGAAKLGNTGKDHPLVAALPPQNAAS
- the galE gene encoding UDP-glucose 4-epimerase GalE, whose amino-acid sequence is MRILVTGGTGYIGSHTVLTLLEGGHDVVAVDNLSNSSPESLRRVGELAGRDATFVEADITDEAALDAVFAEHPPEAVIHFAGLKAVGESSAIPLDYYFNNVSGTISLLRVMERHGVRKIVFSSSATVYGDRNPAPYVEKMEIGAMNPYGRTKEQIEDILSDLGASSPEWHIALLRYFNPVGAHPSGRIGEDPQGIPNNLVPFIAQVAVGRREKLMVFGGDYETPDGTCQRDFIHVVDLAQGHAAALTYLEDHAGVFRWNLGSGRGTSVLEMLHAFEKAVGAPIPYEIAPRRAGDLPAFWADPSAALADLGWSTTRTVEAMCEDHWRWQKSNPMGYQPV
- the dapC gene encoding succinyldiaminopimelate transaminase — encoded protein: MEPGRSATGRAFGLDLPDYPWEAMAPYAAKAARHPGGAVNLSIGTPVDPTPEVVQEALKAASDAHGYPTVHGTQALREAVVEWFARRRGVTGLDEQAVMPTIGSKELVAWLPFLLGLGEGDVVVRPAVAYPTYDIGARLAGATAVAADSLDELDDATLARVRLVWLNSPGNPTGAVRSADELRGAVDRARSLGAVVASDECYAELGWGAWDLQRGGQAVPSVLDPRVSGGDLTGLLSVYSLSKQSNLAGYRAAFVAGAPELMPNLVNSRKHAGMIMPYPVQEAMRVALGDEAHVLAQKDLYRSRRERLLPALEEFGLTLSHSEAGLYLWCTAGEDTWATVDRLAGLGIVVGPGVFYGDDGAGYIRVALTGTDERIDAAVERLTSR
- a CDS encoding DUF6230 family protein, which encodes MKFPVSQRIRSMGASHAGRIMLFAVPSAAAASLLMGGIAQGAVPVSFAVSGSQFQIGASRLEGTGFSQYAGVAKDTEGKDHPVAIANIKSATLSDLCQSVVTQTPLGTVGVLIKAGGGNNPASASDLQIGMTGLKGDSTFGKIRIGVDASTVNTAAKGSAGDFAQDSDSITITNLQQTAWSTQASVFTLTGMSLDLTDGSKACF